A window of Sorex araneus isolate mSorAra2 chromosome 3, mSorAra2.pri, whole genome shotgun sequence genomic DNA:
cccccaagcaccaccaggagtaacccctgagcatcgctgggtgtgacccaaaaagcaaaataataataatagtaataaattcatatgcatttatttctatcatttatatatataatatttatatcatttaaatatcCTTCTTGTTAATAAGTTATACAAAAGACTATATTCTTACCAGAATATGATcttgtgtatgtctgtttatatGAATCCAAATTTGAATCAGAGGCCACTGGAGGGGAGAAAGAACCTGAGATTAGTTGCATCATCCAGTCCACATACCAACAACTCTGAAGTAGTTTTTGGCAATATGTTTTCTTGCTATCTTACTGAACTAGGGGGGTCTGCTAACTTTGAACAGTTACAGTTTGAAATAATAGAtgtgaggttggagtgatagtacagagaataggacgtttgtcttgcactcggcagacccaggttttgatccctagcaccatatatggtcctccaggcccaccatgaatgatcctgagcacagagccaaagtaagccctgagcacagctgggtgtggcccaaaaaaataaaaaggaaaaaaagaaatggacaatGGAATCAGCCCTATCTTTGGATgcttttttgtcttctttctggGGTGTTCCTTTTGCTTTACAATTAAGTCAGTTTCAGTCCAGagccctggggtgggtgggatggttGGACCACACTGAGAGGTGCTCaggttttttggtttgagggattgaaccagggtcttctgcatgcgaggcaaatgccgtattccctgtgctatctccccaaccctcttGAAGCAATATTTTCTGATGATTATCTCCCCCAGGAAGAATAGGAAATTCCTGCTGGGCAGCACAACTGTGATGTTAGTCACTTCCTCTGAAACTTGTACTGTTTGTGCCTCTTAGCATAACATTAGTCTCTCCTTTCCCGCTGATTGACAAGGGATTTGcaagcagttttttaaaaagaaaaaaagaaaagaaaacatcttcTGGCCGGTtcccaatatagtcccctgagcactgccaggagtaattcctgagtgcagaaccaggattaacccctgcgcattgctgggtgtgacccagaaataaaaccaaaaaaaaattacggGATGTAATGTACTGCCTCCCACTAGTGTTAGATCGCCAGCACCAGCACCACACTGCACtgcacattgtcccctgagcactgccaggggtcagccctgagcacagagccaggaatagcccctgggcactgcaggtgtggcccaaaatcaaaccagaaaaagataaactgttcttttttattattagaagGGTGAGAACAGCTACTCCCTGAGATGTCTTTCCAGTCACTTCCCTCACTGAAATCGTCCTGCCTTGGTGACTGAGAGGTGACTGACTTGATGCAGGTTTTAACAGCCCCACAGAAACTGGAGATCAGTGCTAGAGCGTGggaagggcacttcccttgcacctTGAGGCCAACCTGGAGTTCAGTctccggcatcctgtatggtcccccgagcactgcaggagtaacccctgagcatcactgggcatggcccaaaaacaagaaaagagaaaaactggaGAACAGGATCGTACTTAGGTCAGTAAACAAGGTACTTGGATATGAGAATAGAGACTTTAAAGGAAAGCACATTGGCCACCGCATGGAACTTGGCCCCTGCCTTGCCCCTCCCCAAGATCTCTGAGGATGTGTGATATGTTGTCTCCTCCTAGGGGCGACTAGAGTTTGTGCAGCTTGGAAAGGGTGAAAGTACCGCCTTTCACCCAGCTAATTGATTCCAGCTTGTCTTCATAAACAGACTGTCCTCCTACCCAGAAAAGCACCCTTTCTCAGGCCTGAGTCAGAGAGAGCCCCACCCCGGCAGCAGACTGGCAGGGGACCCGGGGAGCAGGTGCAGAGTCAAGAACAAACAGAGGTTCACATTAGTGCAGGCGCATGACTCGGCAGGGAGTCACAGGCCGCCAAGGCAGGCGTGGCCTGAGCCCCAGGCAAGCTGTTTGGTGCTGTTTCCCATTCCACCCTGCAGTTAGGTAACTCCTCATCATCTGGTAAGTCAGGGAAACCACACCCCCAAACACCGCAGCTAGTGACCTGGCCGTGATCCTGTCCAACCACAGGGCCACTTTGTTGTTTATGCAGGGAGGACTGTGATTCCTAGTCAGAGGGTGAGACTGATTTGAAATGAAATTCCATCCTCTTACCAGACCTTTTCTCCATAAAAAGAACGTGCTTCCAGTCTTCCAGCCTGCTTTTATAGGTGTTCGCTTAACTtgggttttgtggggttttttgttttgttttgttttaatgacctcacccagcagcactcagggcttactcctggctctgaactccagggtcattcttggtgaggctcggaggaccatctgggatccaacccaggttggccatatgcaaggcaagcgccctacccactgtactatctctccagccccttagcctGTTCTTTTACTCAGCGCTTTTTGGTCAGGGCCTGCACTTTATGCTCATGCTCTTCCATTGTGTTACCAACCTTTTTCCTTCATTGTTGCTTGTCTCATCTGTGCTAATTCAGGAATGATTCTCATCCTCCTCACACTTTCATGTCAGTGATGAATCAGATCCTACATTAGCTTGCAATAGGCACCCATAGAATCTATATTTCTTGGACGCTGTTTTgctttagatttatttttctggttaATGTCAGGTACAGTTTTTAAATTCAGAAGTTATCTAGGTAAAAGATATAGAACATTAAGCTTTACCTGAAAGTGCTTCTGCCTTCTTTGAAAGAAATAAGTACTAATTTTTTGTAATGTTCCTCGAGCTGCTTTTCTGTACTTACTAAAACATATATTTCCAGTGTGGTCAGCTGCTTTTTCATTTAATAGTATATCTTGGAAATCATTCCACTGAAATACCTGACTCTTTAGTATCTTCATAActgggctaaaaaaaaaaaaagagctattgCCAGATTTCCCTCTTAAAGGTTGTGTAATTTCTGGAGCTACATCAGATCGCTCAAAGGGCTGGGAATAGGCTGTGTGTGCAGTTCAATTCCTGATCTTGGCACTTGAAGGTCCACCAAACACcagcaaaaacaaagacaaacagaagccagagagatagtatagcaggtaaggcccttgccttgcactcagacaacCTGTTGTGAtagccagcaccccatatgttcccccaagcacagttaagagatcatgagcacagagctaggagtaaatcctgaacacagccaggtatgcccccccccaaaaaaaaaagtgtttataatTCACATTTATCTGGGAGTAATTTTCAGGAAGGTGTTGATTACTTTTCACAGACCATAATAAAAAATCTCCTTGTGTCCTCTACAGCAAACAGCGGCATAACAAGCTCTGGAGATCTCATTCAGACAGCGACCTCTCAGACCACCATGAACCCATGTGCAAACCAGGGCTGGAACTGAACAAGAAGGAGATCACCACCTCCGCAGACCAGATTACTGAGGTGAAGACCATGGAGAGTCACCCACCCATACCTCCTGTCTTTGTGGAACATATTGTCCCACAGGATGAAAACCAGAAAGGCCTGTGTACCAAAGAAAGAATGATCTGCTTTGAGTTTACTTCCAGGGAATTTCGTGCTGGACAGATTGAAGATGAATTAAACCTAAACGACATCAATGGATGCTCATCAGGGTGTTGTCTGAATGAAGCAAAGTTCCCTCTTGATAACTGCCATGCATCCAAAGCCTTAATCCAACCTGGACAGGTTCCAGAAATGGCCGGCAAGTTCCCAGACTTAACAGTGGAAGACTTGGAGACAGACGCACTGAAAGCAGATATTAATGTCCACCTACTGCCTATGGAAGAGTTGACATCTCGCCTGAAAGATCTTCCCATGTCCCCTGATCCTGAGTCACCAAGCCCCCAGCCCAGTTGCCAGGCTGAAGTCTCAGATTTCAGTACAGATCGCATTGATTTTTTTAGTGCCCTTGAGAAGTTTGTAGAGCTCTCCCAAGAAACCCGGTCCCGGTCTTTTTCCCATTCAAGGATGGAGGaactgggaggaggaaggagtgAGACCTGTCGACTGTCAGTAGAAGTAGCCCCCTGTGAAGGGACTGCTGATGACCAGAGAAGCAGCTCTTTGAGTAACACTCCCCATGCATCCGAAGAATCTTCAATAGATGAGGAACAGTCAAAGGTAAAAACTATTTCTAGTTTTCCACCTAATGCAGCTGTCTTTGAAGACAGAGTATTTAGGATTGTTATGgtcacttgactttttttttttactgatgaaGGTTTAGGAAGGCAAAGTGATAAGACAGTCTCTCATACTTTCCTAGAAATAGTTTCCCTTGAAACTTTTTGTAAATCAGTTCCTTTTGAGGAATTTCTCTTTCCATGTGTTTGGTATTGTTGGGAGCACTTCTTCGAGGGAGTTAATGGTAAGGAAGATTAGCCAAAATAAATGCCCTAGCTGAACAAGTTGGATTGCCCTCTCTGGACCTCTGTAGTTCAAATCAAACCTCACCAATAATGATACAGGGAGGGTGGAAATGTATTACagcggtagagcacttgcctcgaaCATGTGAAGTCctaggctcaatccttggcactaaaaataaataaattatttttacatacaaGGGGATCAGATGCTGCGTGAGTAAAATCTGTGACTGTGAGAGGATagatttctttagaaaattcatcacagaaaattcaaagaatgggccagaatgatagtactgtgggtagggcatttgccttgcacatggtggacccatgttcaatccccagcatcccatatggtcccccctccaagcacctccaggagtaattcctgagtacagagccatgaataatccctgaacatcaccaggtatagcccaaaaactgaagggaggggggaaagaaagaaaatttgtagtgatagcacagcaggtcggacgtttgccttgcacatggccaatctgggtttgatccccagcaacccttatggactcctgaaccctgccaggagtggtccctgagttcaaagccaggagtaagccctgaacacagccaggtgtgacccaaaaaacaaacaaacaaacaaacaaaaattgaagaCTAGAGATGagtgggactgaagtgatagtactgtgagtaagacatttgccttgcaggtggccgaccccggtttgattcccagcaccccatatagtcccctaagcactaccaggagtaattgctgagtgaagagccaggaataacccctgtgcatctctgggtgtgacccaaaaaagcaaaaagtaaataaataaaaacattgaaaaaaaaaaagactagagatGAGTAACAGTTGGGGTAgcagctgtttcttttttctttttctgtttttgtttttgttgttgttgttccattttcaggatattttggggttttgcttttgggttttggggagcttttttgtttttttgattttggttttgagtcacacctggcagtgctcaggggaccatatgcggtgcctgcgatcaaacccaggtcagccacatgcaaggcaagcaccctatcagctatacaatctctctagccctgaataGCAACTGCTTCTTATACAAAGTTCTTGCTATTTGTAACACTTCTCAATTGTTCTTCAGCTCAGACCCCATGATTTTCAGAAATTTAGGTACAATTTGTCAACAGAGAGAaacccaagattttttttcttttttttttttttccttatgaatcacacccagtgatgctcaggggttactcctcactctgcactcaggaattactcctggcagtgctcaggggaccatatgggttgctggggattgaacccaagtcagccgtgtgcaaggcaaaagccctacctactgtagtatcactccagcccagcccaagATTCTTGTGAGTGACATATGAGCTCTAATGagaccaagaaaaaaattcctgtaTATTAATCAGTTCTAAGACTCACGCTTATTTCGACACTTGAAATTGGAATATGTCTTAAAACACACTAGTATCACAGATGAGCATGATACAGTAGTATTGGGAATTAAATGGCAACAGACTTACATACCAAACCTCACTTACTGATCTCAGTGGACCTGATTAGATTTTAGACAGCTCCTGCTGTGTATCTCCTTAACCACCTTGtccctgctcctctctctcttttttttttctttattttggctttttgggtctcacccagtgatgctcagggctgactcctggttgcaatcaggaatcactcctggcggtactcaggggaccatatgagatgttggaaactgaatccgggtcagctgcgtgcaaggcaaacgccctacccactgtactattgctccagccctgctcctcccTTCTTAACTTCCTCAGGATAGTTGTTGCCTCTGGTTCCATCGTTTCTCCCCAAAAGCCAAATTGCTCTATTTCATTTCTCCTAGGAAATCAGAATGCTTGAGCTCTCCTTTGAACCAGGAGTGTGTAGTAGCTCTGACAGAAATAGCTTTTCTGCAAAGGTCCTGCTTAGATGAGTATGGACTACTTTCACAGCCCATGTACGCatgcacccagagtggcttctctCCCAGTCTTGGCAAACTTGGCTCTATCTGATGGAGTGACTTCCCCAAAAGGCATAACTGTCCTGTCTAGTTCTGATACTTCTTTGGATTTTTATCAGAACAGTTCCTAGAGAAATATTGTGAATGAAggcttataaaaaaatttaacaaaggaTATCAGTGATCATAAAGATGGTGTTTTAAGACGTGTCCACTGGCcagtttcagattttaaaattcaCTAGATTTTGCCTTGGCCAGTTTTGACTGGTCTAGTTCTGAATCCATTTGGGAATTCATACTTGGAGGAATAGTAAAATAACAGATGCGGTATCTAAATTTGCTGAGGCACACAGCTGCAGAAGCCAAGTAAATCTTTTGCAGTTAAGTGACTAACGTCTCCTTCATGTGCTGGGACACTCTTGCTAGGAGAAGCAATGAAACGATGTGGATGGAAGGATGCAAGACAGGAGAGAAGAAAGCAGTGAGCTTCCCAGTCAGACCTGAGATGATAGCATCAGCTCTCTTGCCTTCAAAACATCAATGTTTAAGGTGGACAGTGAGCCTTGAATGGAGCTCTTTTCTTCAAACTAAATTAGGCTCAAACTGCTGGATCTTAAAAGGCTATAGTGGATTTTATCTCCTCCAATATAACCTAAATCCTAGAAACTCATAGTCTCAGGAAAAGAAAGATTATGGGAGCCTCTGTGTctatttgctatttttctttttcctttttgggtcacacccggtgatgctcagggattactcctggcagtactcaggggaccaaatgggtttACCTACCtgacaaacccaggtcagccgcatgcaaggcaaacgccctcctcactattgctctggcccctatttgcttttctttcttggaGTAAAATACTGGATTGGAATCCCATTTGAGTAATCAGAACAGAAAATTGAGTAGACAAGGACACAATCTGTAACAAATTTTGTGTTTCTGCATTTGTTGAAtccatttttccccccttgtACAGCAAAACAGATGTGCAAGATACAGTTCCAGGCAAAGGACGGTCCCTTTGCACTCGATTTTACGCTCATAGCCAGATAGGTTCTCCTGGATCAGAAGATTGATGAGTAAAAAATCTGGCATTTTCCATTAGACTACAGCTTGTCATAACCATCTCACTATTTTCTTAGGCAATCCCAGAACTGGTCAGTCCTGACATCTTCATGCAATCTCACTCAGAAAATGCAAtttcagtcaaagaaatcatcacTGAGATTGAATCCATCAGTCAAGGAGTTGGGCAGATGCAACTGAAAGGAGACATCCCATCCAACCCTTGCCACACACCAAAGAAGAATTGTGTCCAAGAGCTGCCCCTTGAGAAGGCCCAGACCCTGGAAAACAAACCTGGAAATATGGAGCAGAATGACGATTCCTGTCCCACCCAGCCTGAACCAGCCAAAGACTCAGGAAAGGGGGACCCTGAAGGCTGCCTAATCCCACACTCATCCACAGACttggaagaggaagaagcagcagAGGGGGACCAAGAGCTTGGGGGCCAGGGGGTGCATCCCAGTGCCAAGTGGTGCCCTGGGTCTGTCAGACGAGCCACGTTGGAGTTTGAGGAGCGGTTGCGGCAGGAGCAAGAGCACCATGGTACTGCCTCTGCTTGTACCTCATTGTCCACTCGCAAGAACTCCAAGAATGATTTTTCTGTGGCAGATCTAGCACTAAAAGGGAAGAGTGATGAAGCCACCCTGGAACATTCATTGGCCCCCAAGGAACTAGAGATGAGCAAGGGCAAAGGGAAATGTGGTGGGGCGGAGTCTGGCTCACTCCCCGACTCCGAGCAAAATGCCTTTGTCCCCACCACCGAGCTGCAGGCCTCTCACCCCGTACCAGTCCCCCAGGAGAGCCCAGGGCCAGATTCTAAAACCAAGCAAGAGGGCGTCTTGAAGGAGCAGAGGACTCTAGTTTCCTGCCAGGGCTCTGACACCTGGGCCGTCCCAGTCCCCCTGCccaagaagatagaaatcatTGAGTATACCCGCACGGTGACATCGCCAGATCACACAGGCATGAGAGGTGACATAGCCACCCCTGAAAAGAGTGGGGAGCAAGCAACAAGGAAGGTGAAAGTGGAGAAGACCATCACTGTTGTCTGTGCCCTGGATGAAAATCTGAACCAGACTCTAGGTCCCCAGCAGGTTTCTCTGCAGCCCCACGTGCTACCTCGGccgcctccttcctctcctgagcacagtaggTGCACTGAGCCACCCCCCACCTTGAGCAACCCCGAAGACAGGGGCCACAGCCCCCCAACCGCGCGGGACACAGCAGCACCTTTTGTCAGTCACACAACCCATGTGCCGTCTGCCAGTTTGGATTACCTGCACCCCCAGACTGTGGTCCACCTGGAAGGCTTCACGGAGCAGAGCAGCACCACAGACAGCGAGCCCCCCACGGAGCCAGGCTTCGGGGAGGGCAGGCACGAGGGGCTCCTTTCCGGGAGCAAAGAGACGCCCTCCACGGGCTCCCTGTTAAGCAGCGAAGACCTAAGTTTAATTAGCAAACAGGGTGACAGTATCGGGGACTTAGCAGAAAAACTGGACCCGTCACCTGGAGCCCAACCACTCCCACACAGCTCTAGTAGTGACAGTCTAAAGGGTCTCAGCCACAGCCCCGGTGTGGTGAAGGAGCGCACCAAGGAAATCGAGTCCCGGGTGGTTTGCCAGGCAGGGCTCCCCAAAGCGTCCCAAATGAAGCGCTCCATGTCCCTCGCCAAGTTAGGTTACTTGGACCTGTGTAAAGACTGCCTCCCAGAAAGGGAGTGTGTCTGCTCCGAGGCCCCTCATCTCAAACTGCTTCAGCCCTTCATCAGAACAGACTCAGGCATGCACACTGTAGTGGGCCCAGAGCCCCCCCAAAACCCAGATGCCTCCCAGAACCCAGAGCCCACTAAGTATTTTGTAGAGCAACTCAAAACAACAGAGTGTATCGTGCAGAGCAAGCCAGTGGAGAAGCCCCTGGTACAGTATGCCAAAGAATTTGGTTACAGTAAGCAGTGTTTGccccccagggcagggcccgAATTGACTAGCTCTGAAGGAGGCCTTCCCTTGCTGCAGACTCAGGGGCTGCTGGGCGCAGCCCCCGCTCCTGGGCTGGCTGTGGCCCCTCGTCAGCAGCATGGCAGAACTCACCCCCTTCGAAGACTGAAAAAGGCAAATGATAAAAAACGGACAACCAACCCCTTCTATAACACCATGTGATTCTGAGCCTACACATGTGACTTTCTTAAATCCTTGTAAAAGGGGCAGGTGTAATATGTAAGGAATATGCACTTTATcggttaatttttataatattttggtcATTTTACTGTTCCTGGCGCATGCAGGGTTTGGGTCTTTTTTCTGGATGactgtgagtgcgtgtgtgtatgcgagagagattgaaagagaaaagagagatttgAACAGCAAGACCATATTTTCATTTGTAGAAAATTCAAACCTCAAAGAAAGCTCATTTTCAAGAAACACCTTTGTCGAAGGCAAATAAATTGCTGTTTTTCAATCAGCTGCCACCTGCCCCTCTTTTCACCATGAGGAAAGGCGGCTGCTTGCTGGAGCGGGGAAGGAAGCAGATGGGCAGGGGGCCGCTGGAGCAGGAGACTGGACATGCTCGCCAGGGCCTGTGTGGTGATGGTTTGATTCCAGACCTGATGCATTGGTAGGGCTGAAAGACAGCAGGACAGGAGAGAACCGTCAACCTCTGGGCCCAGCCTCTTGGCGTTCCAGAAGTGATCGGATTCTGCTTTGCTCTAACGGGGATCTCCTAGACTCCATTTCTTCTGGTATTTCCAGCTCTCTCATTACAGGAAGGCATGATGACTGGCTTTGTAGACGTAGCAAGCAAATAGTTTACTTTCCCTGagcaaatactttttttaattaaaagcaagCTGCCAATTGAATCCAAGAACTTCTCTGTAGAGGAGGGCTTAAGAGATCGAGAAGGGGGACCCGAGCAGTggtgcagtaggtagggcgcttgccttgcacgaagctgacccaccTCCaatcctcatatggtcccctgagcacagctaggagtgatccaaaaaccaaaataaaaggaaatggagaGGCGGAAGTGGGAGGCAGAATGGCTGCCGCCCCAATATCTTCCTGGACCTGTGACGAGCTCCACCCAGCGAtcatcccttcccctctcccacgTGGGAATGTGTCAGCAGCTACCTCCCAACTAGACACAGTAGGGACACGTTTGAAAAACAGCAATTGAAAGTCTGTGTGTTCTTGTAAAATGAATACATCTGTAGGGTTTTAACCCTTCCATTACTTGAATAATTCAGTGGGCCTTCAGAGTttaatggccttttttttttttttcattttattttcttccctcatGTTGTTTATCCCAGtactgcctttttattttttaatttcatagatGATATTTGAATTGTTACATATGTATAACCTCCATTGAATGCaaagttttctttttgatattatCACTGTTAACACTTGacataagggttttttttccccctctttctggAAGAGTTGTCATTTTTCTGGTTCATGCACAGTGTTTATGTACATAATGTCAATCTTTCACAATGTTTTGTCATTGATGTTATAaggtctttttattcttttttaataagaTGTAAAGCTGCAACTGGAAAAgacacagacaccacagaaatgAAACTGATGAGTGTTGGTAGGAATCTGCAGAGCATATTCATGGtgattttaattgtttaaatggaGACTTCTAATCGCCAGCTCCTGCCAAATTATGTGTTAGTAGCTTCCTCCTCAGAGAAATCCCTAGAGGCTCCCATTAGATCAGTTTGAATAAAGCGTGATTTCTCTTTGagactaaaaaaaaacccaaaacgtTGTTTGCCGGTAGCTCAGCCACCTCGAGGGAAAATGTACAAGTGCGCCCATGCCGCCCTCCCTCAGTGGAAACTCCTAATGGAAGCTTCGGGGAGACTTGGCCAAGGGCAGGGCCCTTAATTGAGTCCATTTAGGATGCTGTTGCTTTGCTGCTATTGTGAAGATCCTTAACACAAGAGCATCtgccataaataaataagcctATAAATAAGCCAATTTCCGCTTCTTACAGCAAACATATTTAGCCTAGAATGAAACCCCCTCTGCAGCTCATCAAAATTGAAGAGATTTGCAAGTTTTCTTCCTGTGTGTTTTGGCTATTGCTGGAAGAGTTGTCATTTTTCTGGTTGACCAAGAACAGACTTGAGATGAAGGGGTTGGGCCTGTGACAGCCGTGAAAGGAGGCAGATACAGAGACTGCAAGGTGATGTCAGAGGCCAGAGTTTTGTGAGTACAGAGAGTGAGTGACccaaggagaaagagaagttgGGCTGAGCCCCACCACAAGTGTTCTGAGTTTAAGCGAGAGCCAAGGCAGGTATGACATCACTGTCAGGAGGCGGGTTGGACAGAAACCTGCTTAAACATTTTTGTGCTACAGTAGTGACATGTGACTCTCCCTCATGTCCTTCAGTATTCAGAG
This region includes:
- the SSH2 gene encoding protein phosphatase Slingshot homolog 2 isoform X2 translates to MTLSTLARERKAPPACTCSLGGPDMIPYFSANAVISQNAINQLISESFLTVKGAALFLPRGNGSSTPRISHRRNKHAGDLQQHLQAMFILLRPEDNIRLAVRLESTYQNRTRYMVVVSTNGRQDTEESIVLGMDFSSNDSTCTMGLVLPLWSDTLIHLDGDGGFSVSTDNRVHIFKPVSVQAMWSALQSLHKACEVARMHNYYPGSLFLTWVSYYESHINSDQSSVNEWNAMQDVQSHRPDSPALFTDIPTERERTERLIKTKLREIMMQKDLENITSKEIRTELEMQMVCNLREFKEFIDNEMIVILGQMDSPTQIFEHVFLGSEWNASNLEDLQNRGVRYILNVTREIDNFFPGVFEYHNIRVYDEEATDLLAYWNDTYKFISKAKKHGSKCLVHCKMGVSRSASTVIAYAMKEYGWNLDRAYDYVKERRTVTKPNPSFMRQLEEYQGILLASKQRHNKLWRSHSDSDLSDHHEPMCKPGLELNKKEITTSADQITEVKTMESHPPIPPVFVEHIVPQDENQKGLCTKERMICFEFTSREFRAGQIEDELNLNDINGCSSGCCLNEAKFPLDNCHASKALIQPGQVPEMAGKFPDLTVEDLETDALKADINVHLLPMEELTSRLKDLPMSPDPESPSPQPSCQAEVSDFSTDRIDFFSALEKFVELSQETRSRSFSHSRMEELGGGRSETCRLSVEVAPCEGTADDQRSSSLSNTPHASEESSIDEEQSKAIPELVSPDIFMQSHSENAISVKEIITEIESISQGVGQMQLKGDIPSNPCHTPKKNCVQELPLEKAQTLENKPGNMEQNDDSCPTQPEPAKDSGKGDPEGCLIPHSSTDLEEEEAAEGDQELGGQGVHPSAKWCPGSVRRATLEFEERLRQEQEHHGTASACTSLSTRKNSKNDFSVADLALKGKSDEATLEHSLAPKELEMSKGKGKCGGAESGSLPDSEQNAFVPTTELQASHPVPVPQESPGPDSKTKQEGVLKEQRTLVSCQGSDTWAVPVPLPKKIEIIEYTRTVTSPDHTGMRGDIATPEKSGEQATRKVKVEKTITVVCALDENLNQTLGPQQVSLQPHVLPRPPPSSPEHSRCTEPPPTLSNPEDRGHSPPTARDTAAPFVSHTTHVPSASLDYLHPQTVVHLEGFTEQSSTTDSEPPTEPGFGEGRHEGLLSGSKETPSTGSLLSSEDLSLISKQGDSIGDLAEKLDPSPGAQPLPHSSSSDSLKGLSHSPGVVKERTKEIESRVVCQAGLPKASQMKRSMSLAKLGYLDLCKDCLPERECVCSEAPHLKLLQPFIRTDSGMHTVVGPEPPQNPDASQNPEPTKYFVEQLKTTECIVQSKPVEKPLVQYAKEFGYSKQCLPPRAGPELTSSEGGLPLLQTQGLLGAAPAPGLAVAPRQQHGRTHPLRRLKKANDKKRTTNPFYNTM
- the SSH2 gene encoding protein phosphatase Slingshot homolog 2 isoform X3 — translated: MALVTVQRSPTPSTTSSPCASEADSGEEECRSQPRSISESFLTVKGAALFLPRGNGSSTPRISHRRNKHAGDLQQHLQAMFILLRPEDNIRLAVRLESTYQNRTRYMVVVSTNGRQDTEESIVLGMDFSSNDSSTCTMGLVLPLWSDTLIHLDGDGGFSVSTDNRVHIFKPVSVQAMWSALQSLHKACEVARMHNYYPGSLFLTWVSYYESHINSDQSSVNEWNAMQDVQSHRPDSPALFTDIPTERERTERLIKTKLREIMMQKDLENITSKEIRTELEMQMVCNLREFKEFIDNEMIVILGQMDSPTQIFEHVFLGSEWNASNLEDLQNRGVRYILNVTREIDNFFPGVFEYHNIRVYDEEATDLLAYWNDTYKFISKAKKHGSKCLVHCKMGVSRSASTVIAYAMKEYGWNLDRAYDYVKERRTVTKPNPSFMRQLEEYQGILLASKQRHNKLWRSHSDSDLSDHHEPMCKPGLELNKKEITTSADQITEVKTMESHPPIPPVFVEHIVPQDENQKGLCTKERMICFEFTSREFRAGQIEDELNLNDINGCSSGCCLNEAKFPLDNCHASKALIQPGQVPEMAGKFPDLTVEDLETDALKADINVHLLPMEELTSRLKDLPMSPDPESPSPQPSCQAEVSDFSTDRIDFFSALEKFVELSQETRSRSFSHSRMEELGGGRSETCRLSVEVAPCEGTADDQRSSSLSNTPHASEESSIDEEQSKAIPELVSPDIFMQSHSENAISVKEIITEIESISQGVGQMQLKGDIPSNPCHTPKKNCVQELPLEKAQTLENKPGNMEQNDDSCPTQPEPAKDSGKGDPEGCLIPHSSTDLEEEEAAEGDQELGGQGVHPSAKWCPGSVRRATLEFEERLRQEQEHHGTASACTSLSTRKNSKNDFSVADLALKGKSDEATLEHSLAPKELEMSKGKGKCGGAESGSLPDSEQNAFVPTTELQASHPVPVPQESPGPDSKTKQEGVLKEQRTLVSCQGSDTWAVPVPLPKKIEIIEYTRTVTSPDHTGMRGDIATPEKSGEQATRKVKVEKTITVVCALDENLNQTLGPQQVSLQPHVLPRPPPSSPEHSRCTEPPPTLSNPEDRGHSPPTARDTAAPFVSHTTHVPSASLDYLHPQTVVHLEGFTEQSSTTDSEPPTEPGFGEGRHEGLLSGSKETPSTGSLLSSEDLSLISKQGDSIGDLAEKLDPSPGAQPLPHSSSSDSLKGLSHSPGVVKERTKEIESRVVCQAGLPKASQMKRSMSLAKLGYLDLCKDCLPERECVCSEAPHLKLLQPFIRTDSGMHTVVGPEPPQNPDASQNPEPTKYFVEQLKTTECIVQSKPVEKPLVQYAKEFGYSKQCLPPRAGPELTSSEGGLPLLQTQGLLGAAPAPGLAVAPRQQHGRTHPLRRLKKANDKKRTTNPFYNTM